CCATGGTTCTTGAGAAGAACGATGCCTTGCCTGGCGGCTTCAAGCGCGAGCTCTTGGTGAGCCGGAGTGCACACATCTTTGGGGCCAAGGTTCCCAAATGGCTGCTTGGAGGGTTCCCCATCAAACATGCCCAGCCTCATTTGGACATTGAGTGTGTTTGCCAAAGCGCCATTGACATCAATCTCCTTCAATAGGCCTCTTTTCAGTGCTTCCTCCGTGTGCAAAGCCAGGAAAGGCCCGCAGTCCAAATCCAAACCTGAACATAACCAAATATACGTGTATTAACTTTTAAGAATCTCTCCATTTCATGCTATTCAGTTTATTAGAGTTATCATTTGGCATTGTGTCGAAAAGAATATccaatatcttaacttaaatcaATACGgtacattttatttgaaattgggAAGTTGCTGGATGGAATTGGAAAATTTCATTGCCATAGTTGTTGAATACTTTTATGactctgaaaaagaaaacaagcaaATATGCAATGAAGGTTCCATTCATCCAAGTTGCCATGGGACCAAATATCCATGTGGATCATGAGGATCCTATATAGTTGTCCTTATATATATGGGTCCCTACGTGACGAATGCCCTTCAGATGTTGTCTGCATTCTGAATACTACTTCCCACAAATTAGTTTTAAACATTTATGGTTTAATTCCATGCAATCGTATGTTTGGTAAAAACAAGACCTTGAAGTTTAGGATTTAGGAACACTTGATTATTAATTTGGAAGCATCCCCggttataaatttgtaatggagtaacatatatatatatatatataggacgaAGATGATGGCACGTGCTTAATCCAACCTGCTTTAATTGCATCGGCAGCTGCTTCTTCTGGTGTTGAAGTGTAATGTTGTGTATCATAATAAACCCCGACCGAATCACAATCCGAGACAATGTACCTACGGGGTCCACCCAATTAAACAAGATAGATAAGCATCAAACCGTTAAAAGAGTTGACCATGAGCAGTTGTTGAAGTCATCCAATCGTGTGGTGATTAACGATGCAGAAAGCAACTAAGCATACCCATCAAGACGCCAAACGCCGCGAACTGTTTTGCGTAGGAGATTGGGGTCAGCGCAGGTGGGGACACCATTGACCTGATTGTAGGAGCACATGACACTGGCCACCTTACCTTCTTTCACGCACATTTTGAATGGCACATCGAATGTATCCTCAATGTCCTGTTTGCTAACCTGCGTACAATCGTGACCCCCCGCCATCAGATGTCACTCATGCAAAAGTGAGCTGTAAATACATTATGGGTTTCATTACTTTCGTTTGGGTTGGGTGGCAATTAAATGTCAGCAACTGTAAGAGAAAACACAGAAACGCGAGTTGTTTGAAGTATGAGGCATGTTTCAATGGAACGACTTGAAGGATTTGGCTTTGTTTCATGCTTGTTAAGGAAAAGATCGAAGATGCTAATGACAGAGGATGTCTGCTTCACGTGACATTTGAAGTGAAATTCAGGTGATTCTCATAATGCCTTAAATTTCAAGGTGTGGGCCAACACAGACTGACCCAAGTTTCCTAACTGAACACGTCTCTAAATTCATAAAGAAGATCATATCAGACATCTACCAAATCATCTTTTCCACACGCATCTAATATCCTACAGCACCATAATTTCATTACTTCTCTGAAAACTGACTTAATTTACCTTAGCATTAAAGTGAAAGCGATCGACCCCATTCCAATTATCGAGGTCATAAGCCGTGAAGTGCTTGCAACAAGCCGCAACCTTCAACCGGTGGCCGGCGTTCCCCTGCAGGCCGCGGACGTAGCTGGCCGCGTACGTTCCGGCCACCACGGGGTCCTCGCCAGGAGTCTCCTGCCCACGTCCCCACCTCGGGTCTCTGAAAATGTTCACGTTTGGGCTCCAGAACGTGAGTCCGGCCGCACCCCCATTGTACATTGCTCGGGCTTCGTCTGACACAACCTGCACCACCACCGACACACGTTAGCAGTTTTCGTAGCTTTTGCGGCTCTAACCCCCAGATCAACTTGCCCGCGAAGTCCACACTTCTGCAATAATGGCGTGGGCAAGTTGACGAGAGAATTCAAGCAATTATGGTTCTGGTTGAGACCCTGCAGCTGCCAGCTACTTCTTCATTAAAAcgcaaaaatgataaaaagtgAACGAACGAACGTACACAGCTTTTGAGTCCTAGTGTACTATTACTTCTCCCATCTTTCAAATCTTAATGCGAAAAGTCAAATTTACCGTCCAAATTTTACCCTTCAATTTGACTCTtcggtgttttttttttttttaccgaattattaagaaagtgattttaaatatattaatatatttttttatttttaaaaaatatttaaatatattaaaaaatataaataaaaaaataaaaactagttTTACAACAGAGCAGTGCTACTCGGCGGTAGCACCGCTCATCTTAATTAATGGCCAATTAGTTAAAGCAAAAGCTTGGATTATTAAGATAAAAACATGAATAATAATCAGAATAATTCTATCACATGTTATAAATATGAAGCAAATAATAAGTTACATGATCATCTCAAGTATCATCAATTAGTACCAATAATGTTTTGTGTAGTATTATTatccttttcaaaaattttttttttattatttcatagataagtgtattttatataaagaatgatatgcatcagttactatttactcttatactttatatttataattttttttataagatataggaatattttttatagaatgtgagGTGTGGAACGGTGAATAGTAGtcgatgagaataattttttgttttatataaaaaaaccgGTGAGTTATTCTTTGATATATCTGTGACTCTGTCTGGCTTTTGGAATTTATCAACATCGATTTCCAAAAGATATGTCCCCACGTCTGTCTCCCCATGATTCCAATACCCACTGGGAATGATGTAAGTCGATATCCTCCGGAAACCGATCGAATGAAATCATGTACAATATCTATAAGGAAAAATGCACTTGAAATTCATTTGGCATTAGAAATGCATACATCATAAATTCCAACTTACAAGGGAAACAATATTAACCCCACCAActtatatttaagtaatttgtatataaaaaaaaatgctatctATACTTAAAAGTTTACTTGATAATTATACATGATGCTCGCATgtgtcaattaaaaaaaaaaaaactttagaattcaaaagtatcaaaataaaatagaaaacacttataaattaatattactgCCAATATAATATTATCACAATAGACTTTCAACGAACTGCCCATTATCAAATCAAAACCACCCACTTCCCATAAACTATCCATTATCCAATAAAAAACTACTGCATGCCCACAACCCAGACTAGTTAACTCCCAGTACTGCACACTCACGTGGTGTATACAAGTCTTTGATCAGAACATGCAAACATTTTGAtgattcttctttctttctttagaaaaatgtAACCCGATATTCTTAGTTGTCGAAACTGACCAGTTTTCTATTCCAAGCAACACTGATCTGTGCACACAAAAGTACAAGAAGAGTTCAACCGAAAGCTGCTCTTTGGTTCTTAATAATTGAGGACTCATAGCATTTTACCTTTGCTAATATGCATAATGATATTCAGATATATTAATTGATGATAAATAATCTTCATTAATTCTTcaaccaaaaacacaaaaagaaagaagtctCACCCGTCCGATCGCCTCCCACAGAGATGCATTGAAAGAAGCAGCAGTGGTTATAACCTGAGGGAAGCTAGTGGCCCCAGGGAAGTGCCCACCAAACTTAGTCCCGGGACCCACATTTGAGACCCCATGAAGAGCCTCGGACCACCATTCATACCCTTTGATTCCCAGCCGTGGTACGGCTGCGGCATTGTTTACCAGCAGGCGAGTCTTCTCCCGCAGTGTCAATCTTCCAATGAGGTCTTTTACTCTGTCTGCTACTGCCAAAGAATCCCTGCAAAACGGCAACCCTCTCGTCCTTGCATCTTTTGGGTCACAAGCGAAGGGCTCACGCGCCTCGCAGCTGTGCCGAGAAACAGTACCCaccaggaggaggaggaagataACAAATGGCGATAAGGATATGGTGGCGGAAgccattttttgggaaaagaaGTGAAGAACTTTGTGTGAAGGTGTAGGCTAAAGGTAGTGaaaggtttatatatatatatataggtgaggCATTTATGCTGGAACGGCAGTGATGATGTACTATAAAAGCATCCTCTTTAATGGTTGgccaaaatttatataatttatgtaaaaaaaattcatattcaattaaacaaatttaaaataatttaagtttttgcTATGGTAATTgattaaagatgaaaaattatagttaatttatcaaatattaaaatattaatttctcactcgaACATATGCGGGAACAACAATTCTAATCTAGgtatacaaataatttaaaatgttacTACATTATTTGcatatgatttaaaaattaaaataaattttaaaaatctggGTATACTAAAGGGAAAATGTTAGTGAACCTGTTGGTAAAATGTTACAACTTTATTtggaaatatgaattttttaatatgaatttaattataatataattaatattaatattaaattaatagaataataaaatgtgatacaaataaattaaataaaaaatttatcaaattaataatattttattattatatagaaaataaatgaataatctaatatgaagaatgaatttaaatgaaatagataaatatagaaaaatgtgatattgattatattttaaCGATGAATTTAATCAAATCAACGAGGATGCGCTAACAGCTTTCATGATTGAATCTCCATTATTAACATatacataaatgtatatatatttctttatctCTGTAAAGAAAAAGCGCATTGGATGGTGGAATGTAAAAGTTTGGCGCCAACTACACTTGATAAGTGAAAATTTACCTGCCATTTTTAAGTTGCAAgtattgtaataaaataatatctttaatttaaaaaaaacaaaaaaacagagagGATAGTCAAAAAGAACACTCACGGGGTGGTGATAATCAGGTCTACAGGTGGCACATGTTGATAGGTTAAAGTTTGGGCATTGGGAGTGCTATTTCCAAGAGATTGCAGTTCCAATAATTAATCAGGTGGAGTTAGATGATCGATCATCTGATTGACTTCCATGCATGAATTCTgaaatttctaaatatatatttatattaaaaaactcttcaatttttattatttatttatttgcaattgaaaataaataaatcttgcGAGATTTGATTGCATAAAAAATCTCATggtaaaaccaataaaaaccaacaaattgcccccatttttgtttttttatggcGTCAAGAAAATGTCGACGCAAGTAGTTGTAGTGCAAGTTTAATTGGAATAGCTTTGCTTGGAAGATCAGTCGAGAGAGCAGAGGGGTCGGAAAACCGATCCTTAAAATCAATCCAAGCCATTACATGATTGCATTACCTAAAGGATAGAAAAGCATTACTTCTCAAAATCAACAGATTGCAGTAGCAGCTTTGATCCAAGTTAAAAGCAACGACGAAAGTACGTATCCATTTTGGTTCGTGGGCACGATATTGTCTTTATGGGCGACAATATTTCAGGCAATTACTTGTTAAATTCCCTAAAATAAAGGGTCTAGCTCCAACAGTGGAAACCATGCGTAGAATTTACTCCTACAAAACCAAGAGAAAAGCTTGTATGTCTGACCGTTACAGTGTACtgctcttgatttttttttttttttttatgattaaggatgtaattttaaatatatgagtgtatttttttattattttaaaaatatttaaaaatgtgaaaaaataatgataaaaaaaataaaaagtgactAGTGGTATAaacgagcggtgctactcagacGGCAGAGTAGCACCTCTCCAAAACTAAACTATAGCATGTTGATAAAGTGTCAGCAATTTCTAGATCTGATTGACATAACTTTCAACATTTAAAATAGagatttagaatttaaaaaaaaatattatcataaaaatTCACCCGTACTTGGagcattaattattatttttttaattattggataCATACTATAATGTTGGGTAATGGAGCAAAAAGAGCCACTTGTTTTGTTGTTAGGTTTATTGGGAATGTGTCCATAATTTGCAGAGAAAGTTTATCTGTTTAATGCACTTtccattttcagatttttggaTCGACGTTATTACCAATACTGTTTTGCTATTATTGATGataaatctcaataatttttgcTAGTAGTTGATGTGAGAATCAaccattttttaacttttttgggTAATTTATATCATGCAATATGCATGCGGATTGCGTGTTGCTTTGGCAAGTCTAGAATACAACACATTAGGTTCAGctacaattttatttacaacTGTCCCTGAACCTGACTGTCCATGTCAGACACCGCAAGTACTCTGGCTCTATGTCATGAGGTGTGAATGGTCCAATATTGGATAGGCTTGTAGGCTGTACCGTACTATTAGATGTgaatatacataaatacatatatatatatataatttctaataatTGTTATGAGATGTCAAGAGactatattaaaaattagaatatgataGGTCATATATATCTAATCACATCAATGTGTATGGgtatactttttcaaattcttatccATAAGAGATTTTGTTCAATTATATATCttatagaattttatattttcaattgaCGTGGCATTTAAAACAGATAGATTGATCATAAATGAGAAGTATATAATATAGGAAAAGGGCGCTGCTACTCAAATCTCTCAAGTTATCTtctagtgaattttttttttaatattaaaaaaatacacaaatacattagaggtaatttttttaacattaaaaaaaaaaatcaaaatacagtACTAAAGACAACACAACTtccatttttcataatataaagGCATACGATCAAAATGGAAATATAAgttgagagagaggagagggaggggTTATGGATTTGCGTGTGATCGTACCCTTATTGCCCATAAAAAGGGCACCCTTCTTAGAAAAGGCACCGTTATCTTAGTTGGAGTCTGTTTCATAcaacttcttctttttatttttttgtgctaaaTTGCAAGTTGCGAAGGGATAGGGGCCGTGTTAGCATTAAGTGCACATTACGTACTCCTTTTCATAAAGCTGCTTTCGAAAATATGCCCTTAAATAACGGCGGCCTCCTTTGGCAATTTTTCTCTAAATGCTTGCTTGCCCGCTTTCTTTCCTTTCGACTCTTTGAAATATTTCATATCTTTCCAACTTGAAATACAAGAAACCACATGAGTTTTAGGTTACATTTTCTATCGAAGGTTTTCCGATCATATGTTTAATGAAACTTTTACATATAATGTAGGGATGTAACCGGTCTAGTCTAGTTCGATttgattttggacaaaatttaagaccgaaTTAACATGTATGTAtcgattttacatttttaaaaatcgatTATGCATCAGTTATTCTCTTAAATCGACACATCTGATTTTACCGGTTCTGATctagtttttcaattttaaagtatatgtactaatttatatataaacttaaagtatatatattactaatagtaatatagtattagactattattattaggccataaaatgtaaattataattaatatacattatattaatgtatatcagtactactaatttactaaagtattaTGCACTTAGTacagtattttatatatactggCAAATCGGTCCATTCAAAACTAGCTATATTCCTCCTATATTATCGTTTTCTGCAACGAAAAATCAAATGGAATAAAGTGGAAGTGTGTTTAGTCCAAAAGAGTAGTAAGGTGTGGCATGACACAACTCATCACCATGGCAACACTATCAT
This genomic interval from Juglans microcarpa x Juglans regia isolate MS1-56 chromosome 4D, Jm3101_v1.0, whole genome shotgun sequence contains the following:
- the LOC121260475 gene encoding probable beta-D-xylosidase 2, whose protein sequence is MASATISLSPFVIFLLLLVGTVSRHSCEAREPFACDPKDARTRGLPFCRDSLAVADRVKDLIGRLTLREKTRLLVNNAAAVPRLGIKGYEWWSEALHGVSNVGPGTKFGGHFPGATSFPQVITTAASFNASLWEAIGRVVSDEARAMYNGGAAGLTFWSPNVNIFRDPRWGRGQETPGEDPVVAGTYAASYVRGLQGNAGHRLKVAACCKHFTAYDLDNWNGVDRFHFNAKVSKQDIEDTFDVPFKMCVKEGKVASVMCSYNQVNGVPTCADPNLLRKTVRGVWRLDGYIVSDCDSVGVYYDTQHYTSTPEEAAADAIKAGLDLDCGPFLALHTEEALKRGLLKEIDVNGALANTLNVQMRLGMFDGEPSKQPFGNLGPKDVCTPAHQELALEAARQGIVLLKNHGPSLPLSPRRHRTIAVIGPNSNVTDTMIGNYAGVACGYITPMQGIGRYAKTIHQQGCTNVACTDDKLFSAAVNAARNADATVLVVGLDQTIEAEFRDRTGLLLPGRQQDLVSKVAAASRGPTILVLMSGGPIDVAFAQNDPRIGGILWAGYPGQAGGAAIADVLYGTSNPEGKLPMTWYPQDYLSNLPMTSMDMRSSRSRGYPGRTYRFYKGPVVYPFGHGLSYTKFVHTVASAPTVVAIPLAGRHARGNTTISGKAIRVTHAKCGRVSLGVDLDVKNVGSKDGSHTMLVFSKPPAGQWVPFKQLVAFEKVHVPAKAQRRVRINIHVCKFLSVVDRSGIRRIPMGEHSLHIGNTKHSISLQAATLGVIKS